The Montipora foliosa isolate CH-2021 chromosome 14, ASM3666993v2, whole genome shotgun sequence genome window below encodes:
- the LOC137984746 gene encoding large ribosomal subunit protein bL27-like isoform X2, with product MKRYEGEHVIPGTVLFRQWKHKVKFHPGQNVGLGRDWSLYALAEGYVKYKKGLLEPYAWGYGQQKKFYEKNFIHVVQKQPYKGPKLVPVHDVYRIATR from the exons ATGAAAAGATACGAAG GTGAACATGTGATTCCTGGGACTGTTCTTTTTCGGCAGTGGAAGCACAAAGTAAAATTTCATCCAGGACAAAAT GTGGGCCTTGGAAGAGATTGGAGTTTATATGCGCTTGCTGAAGGATATGTGAAATACAAGAAGGGACTGCTAGAACCCTATGCTTGGGGCTATGGTCAACAAAAAAAGTTCTATGAAAAAAATTTTATTCATGTTGTGCAGAAACAACCCTACAAAGGTCCTAAACTTGTTCCTGTTCATGATGTGTACAGAATCGCCACAAGATAA
- the LOC137984746 gene encoding large ribosomal subunit protein bL27-like isoform X1 has protein sequence MTTEIAVSQKNMVSTLQCLQSFCLRKFEVFRPFGGCPVLIQCRTHAKKAGGHGKNQGKPRKAKRLGMKRYEGEHVIPGTVLFRQWKHKVKFHPGQNVGLGRDWSLYALAEGYVKYKKGLLEPYAWGYGQQKKFYEKNFIHVVQKQPYKGPKLVPVHDVYRIATR, from the exons ATGACCACCGAAATTGCGGTCTCACAAAAAAATATGGTTTCCactttgcagtgtttgcagtcATTTTGTCTTCGAAAGTTCGAAGTTTTTCGCCCTTTCGGAG gtTGTCCAGTTTTGATACAATGTAGAACGCATGCAAAAAAAGCTGGCGGTCACGGTAAGAACCAGGGCAAACCAAGGAAAGCCAAACGTTTGGGAATGAAAAGATACGAAG GTGAACATGTGATTCCTGGGACTGTTCTTTTTCGGCAGTGGAAGCACAAAGTAAAATTTCATCCAGGACAAAAT GTGGGCCTTGGAAGAGATTGGAGTTTATATGCGCTTGCTGAAGGATATGTGAAATACAAGAAGGGACTGCTAGAACCCTATGCTTGGGGCTATGGTCAACAAAAAAAGTTCTATGAAAAAAATTTTATTCATGTTGTGCAGAAACAACCCTACAAAGGTCCTAAACTTGTTCCTGTTCATGATGTGTACAGAATCGCCACAAGATAA
- the LOC137984745 gene encoding protein canopy homolog 3-like produces MQALGAFVSVLLLLFVMVVGNVDEEEEKLPTKCHVCKHLVLELYGELERSGKSNEVFRTGQIFQEQRKEINYRKSEVRLNEALEDACSNVLDYKVHKDKVKALRYEKKESMTFSTLKGLKKRGVKVDLGFPDEMWDTPDAEVTRLKSRCELMVETYEDDLTEWYWNHQDKDLTEWLCIERVLNPGEDECLKKSETGKEDEAGKNTGQMEQGKKQDETEEKKTNKQTNKEKKSKAKEKTSSREKKAKTKPTEEDDAEKIQRLIREQTEEQSDRRRKRKNEHVGGRMDERMRHKLQMRLREIDDVDRLRRELRKIRTKEMTEDDYTEVEPWERDMDSRIPDEVRRDMRRRRFERMDDPDDLRRELRTRIIDLEDDEIDDHFLGQNSFVFRELRQRYMTEAEEIRDASELKKRIDDLDALSTILHGRRNRKRWRDRPRHHYGDEL; encoded by the exons ATGCAAGCGCTTGGCGCATTTGTCTCTGTTTTACTTCTTCTGTTTGTCATGGTTGTTGGGAATGTTGACGAAGAAGAGGAAAAACTACCAACCAAGTGTCATG TTTGCAAACACCTTGTACTAGAGCTGTATGGtgagctggaaaggtctggcaAGTCCAATGAAGTCTTCCGTACTGGACAGATATTTCAGGAACAGCGGAAGGAAATTAACTACAGAAAATC AGAAGTTCGATTAAATGAAGCTCTTGAGGATGCCTGTTCAAATGTTTTGGACTACAAGGTCCATAAGGACAAAGTTAAGGCATTAAGATATGAGAAGA AGGAAAGTATGACATTTAGCACCCTCAAGGGGCTGAAGAAGCGTGGCGTGAAGGTAGATCTTGGTTTTCCTGATGAGATGTGGGACACACCTGATGCAGAAGTAACAAGGCTCAAGAGCAGG TGTGAGCTGATGGTGGAAACGTATGAGGACGATTTGACAGAGTGGTATTGGAATCACCAAGATAAAGATCTCACAGAGTGGTTATGTATTGAAAGAGTGTTGAACCCAGGGGAGGATG AATGCTTGAAAAAATCTGAAACCGGAAAGGAGGATGAAGCCGGAAAGAATACAGGACAGATGGAACAAGGCAAGAAACAGGACGAgactgaagaaaagaaaactaacaaacagacaaacaaagagaaaaagtcGAAGGCCAAGGAAAAGACATCCTCacgggaaaaaaaggcaaagacaAAGCCAACCGAAGAAGATGACGCGGAGAAAATTCAACGTCTCATCAGGGAGCAGACCGAAGAACAATCTGACAGGCGACGGAAAAGAAAGAACGAACATGTCGGAGGAAGAATGGATGAGCGAATGCGACACAAACTTCAGATGAGACTGCGAGAAATTGACGATGTTGATCGACTGCGGCGAGAACTTCGGAAAATCCGAACCAAAGAAATGACCGAAGATGATTATACCGAGGTTGAACCGTGGGAACGCGACATGGATTCGAGGATTCCCGATGAAGTGCGAAGAGATATGCGACGTCGACGGTTTGAACGAATGGACGACCCCGACGACTTGAGACGAGAATTGCGAACGAGAATAATTGATCTTGAGGACGACGAAATTGATGATCATTTTCTTGGGCAGAACTCGTTCGTTTTTAGAGAGTTGCGTCAGCGTTACATGACAGAAGCTGAAGAAATCCGCGACGCTTCAGAGCTGAAGAAAAGAATAGATGACTTGGACGCTCTATCGACGATATTACACGGAAGACGAAATCGCAAGCGCTGGCGAGACCGACCTAGGCACCACTACGGTGATGAATTGTGA
- the LOC137985682 gene encoding adenosine receptor A2b-like, whose amino-acid sequence MNISDVKSESEFCDRLRAYLYIASTGNDSFKAAFVVNAILNVPFCIIATLANLVVIFSIWRSPTLRSPANLLLIGLALSDLGVGLIMQPFYIAFLIYFAIQGISSSTCISTVAVALAGSFFSCVSFVMVTAISLERYLSLRLHLRYEELVTVKRVRYFLIISWLLFGISSFIWVLFLPKFKSFYYSAGILLCLLICTGAYVKIYRIVRFHVQHIKNLEVCGKVHRRKKVAYNMFVVYCALLCCYLPYSIFLGVAKIAGYSKWNWICINFTLTVVNINSSINPLIYCYRMRDIRRAILHTLYVALSRFKLK is encoded by the coding sequence ATGAACATCTCCGATGTAAAATCTGAATCTGAGTTTTGTGACCGCCTCAGGGCTTATCTTTACATTGCTTCCACTGGAAATGATTCTTTCAAGGCCGCGTTCGTCGTCAATGCCATTTTAAACGTTCCGTTTTGCATCATCGCTACTTTGGCCAATCTTGTGGTCATCTTTTCGATCTGGCGCTCCCCGACTCTCCGCTCTCCCGCCAATCTATTGCTGATCGGACTCGCCTTGTCTGATCTTGGAGTTGGTTTAATTATGCAGCCATTTTACATTGCTTTTCTTATCTATTTCGCCATTCAAGGCATAAGTTCATCTACCTGTATATCTACCGTTGCAGTTGCTTTGGCGGGCTCGTTTTTTTCGTGTGTGTCGTTTGTTATGGTTACAGCGATTAGTCTTGAACGCTACTTGTCGCTTCGTCTTCACCTTCGCTACGAGGAACTCGTCACAGTCAAACGTGTCCGATACTTTCTCATCATTTCCTGGCTACTTTTCGGAATTTCTTCCTTCATTTGGGTACTTTTTCTTCCGAAATTTAAATCTTTCTATTACTCCGCAGGAATTTTGCTTTGTCTGCTGATTTGTACAGGGGCCTACGTTAAAATATATCGCATCGTTCGCTTTCATGTGCAGCATATAAAGAACCTGGAAGTATGTGGCAAAGTACATCGTCGTAAAAAAGTAGCGTACAATATGTTCGTGGTTTACTGTGCTCTTCTTTGCTGCTATTTGCCATATTCGATTTTTCTTGGCGTGGCAAAAATCGCAGGTTACTCCAAATGGAATTGGATTTGTATAAACTTTACACTTACAGTTGTCAATATTAACTCATCCATTAATCCCTTAATATATTGCTACCGGATGAGGGACATCAGAAGAGCAATATTACATACATTATATGTAGCCTTGAGTAGGTTTAAGCTCAAATAG